In one Campylobacter insulaenigrae NCTC 12927 genomic region, the following are encoded:
- a CDS encoding phosphatidylserine decarboxylase-related protein yields MKFDFIAKAGLGFLISLAIVFAIIQLLWGFSWILCFILILFLYIFRVSSVGYIADSNTIISPIEGVVKKIQSTTYAEIGECVEIQIFNSIFSQGTIIAPLELEVSKTTIKHGLFLCPFMKNTNLLAERILFLVKSKNKLWAMRITFGALNRKTHIYDFGHHLNHAQKIGFMLDGSISLFLPKDSKICVNENDKVHIGALIGYLNP; encoded by the coding sequence ATGAAATTCGATTTTATTGCAAAAGCTGGTTTAGGATTTTTAATATCTCTTGCTATAGTTTTTGCAATAATTCAATTGTTATGGGGATTTTCTTGGATTTTATGTTTTATATTAATACTGTTTTTATATATTTTTAGGGTAAGCTCTGTAGGATATATAGCCGATTCTAACACTATTATTTCTCCCATAGAGGGGGTTGTTAAAAAAATTCAATCAACTACTTATGCAGAAATTGGAGAATGTGTTGAAATTCAAATTTTCAACTCAATTTTTTCTCAAGGAACTATTATAGCTCCATTGGAACTAGAAGTAAGCAAAACTACTATAAAACACGGACTTTTTTTATGTCCTTTCATGAAAAATACAAATTTATTAGCTGAAAGAATCCTATTTTTAGTAAAATCAAAAAATAAATTGTGGGCTATGCGTATCACTTTTGGTGCTTTAAATAGAAAAACTCATATTTATGATTTTGGTCATCATTTAAATCATGCTCAAAAAATAGGTTTCATGTTAGATGGTAGTATAAGTTTATTTTTACCAAAAGACAGTAAAATCTGCGTCAATGAAAACGATAAAGTTCACATAGGTGCATTAATAGGTTACTTAAATCCATGA